From the genome of Zalophus californianus isolate mZalCal1 chromosome 6, mZalCal1.pri.v2, whole genome shotgun sequence, one region includes:
- the LOC113909228 gene encoding olfactory receptor 4K13-like yields MNVDLPKNRSSVSEFILLGLSNSQEIQIFFFTIFFLVYVAIIVGNLLIVISVIVDNHLHSPMYFFLANLSFFDLCLSSATTPIVISDFLRKLKTISLWGCMAQMFFVHFFGGGEMSLLIAMAMDRYVAICKPLHYKTIMNRRALIVFLLLSWAVGFIHTTSQMVFTAGLPFCGPNVVDSIFCDLPLIIKLACTDTYILELLVIANSGLLSLVCFILLLISYIVMLVTIWQHSSSASSKAVSTLTAHITVVTLFFGPTVFIYVFPFNSYSIDKFLSVFYSIITPLLNPIIYTLRNKEMKAAIKRFSSQHLGSWLTS; encoded by the coding sequence ATGAATGTGGATCTCCCGAAAAACAGATCAAGTGTCTCTGAGTTCATCTTGCTGGGACTTTCCAATTCTCAAgaaattcaaatattcttttttacaaTCTTCTTTCTTGTCTATGTAGCCATCATAGTAGGAAACCTCCTCATTGTGATTTCTGTGATAGTCGATAACCATCTTCACTCTCCCATGTATTTCTTTCTggcaaatttatcattttttgacTTATGTCTTTCTTCGGCTACAACTCCCATAGTGATTTCAGACTTCCTTAGAAAACTCAAGACCATCTCCTTGTGGGGCTGCATGGCCCAAATGTTTTTTGTACACTTCTTTGGGggtggagaaatgtctcttctgaTAGCTATGGCCATGGATAGGTATGTTGCCATATGCAAACCCTTGCACTATAAGACCATCATGAATCGCAGGGCACTCATTGTGTTTCTACTGCTCTCGTGGGCAGTTGGGTTCATACATACCACCAGCCAGATGGTTTTCACTGCGGGTTTACCTTTCTGTGGTCCCAATGTTGTGGACAGCATTTTCTGTGACCTTCCCCTGATCATCAAGCTTGCCTGTACTGACACCTATATTCTGGAACTGTTGGTAATTGCAAACAGTGGACTCCTCTCCCTGGTCTGCTTCATTCTCTTGCTCATATCCTATATTGTCATGCTGGTCACCATCTGGCAGCACTCCTCCAGTGCATCCTCCAAGGCAGTGTCCACACTAACTGCTCACATCACTGTGGTCACTCTCTTCTTTGGTCCCACTGTCTTTATCTATGTTTTCCCATTCAACAGTTACTCTATAGATaagtttctttctgtgttttactCTATAATCACCCCCCTTCTTAATCCAATTATTTATACTCTGAGgaataaggaaatgaaagcagcCATTAAGAGATTCAGCAGCCAGCATCTTGGTTCCTGGCTCACTTCTTAA
- the LOC113909938 gene encoding olfactory receptor 4L1-like → MDLKNGSVVTEFILLGFSGQWELQIFFFVTSFLIYSATVLGNILIMVTVTFSSTLHSLKYFLLGNLSFLDMCLSTVTTSKMITDLLNEHKTISIWGCMTQMFFMHFFGGAEMTLLIAMAFDRYVAICKPLHYRTIMSHRLLSGFVILSWTIGFVHTMSQMVLTVNLPFCGPNVIDNIFCDLPLVIKLACMDTYTLEFFVIVDSGLLSFICLILLPVSYTVILITVQQRSSGGLSKAPSTLSAHIIVVTLFFGPCIFIYAWPFNSFAGNKVLAVFYTVITPLLNPIIYTLRNQKMQGP, encoded by the coding sequence ATGGATCTTAAAAATGGATCTGTAGTGACTGAGTTTATTTTACTAGGATTTTCTGGACAATGGGAacttcagattttcttctttgtaacaTCCTTCTTGATCTACAGTGCTACTGTGTTGGGAAATATTCTCATTATGGTCACAGTGACATTTAGTTCCACTCTTCATTCTCTCAAGTACTTCCTCCTTGGAAACCTCTCTTTTCTGGATATGTGTCTCTCCACTGTCACCACATCCAAAATGATCACAGACTTACTCAATGAACACAAGACCATCTCCATATGGGGCTGCATGACCCAGATGTTCTTTATGCATTTCTTTGGGGGTGCTGAGATGACTCTTTTGATAGCCATGGCCTTTGACAGATATGTAGCCATATGCAAACCCCTGCACTACAGGACAATCATGAGCCACAGGCTGCTGAGTGGGTTTGTGATACTTTCATGGACAATTGGGTTTGTACACACCATGAGCCAGATGGTATTAACAGTAAACTTGCCTTTCTGTGGTCCCAATGTCATAGACAATATATTTTGTGACCTTCCCCTTGTGATTAAGCTTGCTTGCATGGACACATATACCCTGGAATTCTTTGTCATTGTTGACAGTGGGCTGCTCTCATTCATCTGTCTCATCCTACTGCCTGTCTCCTACACTGTCATCCTGATCACTGTACAACAAAGATCATCCGGAGGGCTCTCCAAGGCTCCGTCCACACTGTCTGCACACATCATTGTGGTCACTCTGTTCTTTGGACCTTGTATCTTTATCTATGCCTGGCCATTCAATAGTTTTGCAGGCAATAAAGTCCTTGCTGTATTTTACACTGTTATCACACCCTTACTGAATCCTATTATTTACACCCtgagaaatcagaaaatgcaaGGGCCCTGA